The genomic window CAACATACTTTTTATAGCCTGTGCGCATACCCTTATAGACGATGACAGGTACGACCATCTCTTGCAGACTAATACCGCCATGGACATAGTTCTCACCGCCGCCTTGTACCTTGATCCTTACGGTATCCTGAGGTGCATAGCCTTTCATAGGAGTGCCGCCAATCGCCCGCTCCGTTTTGACTGGCAGTAGGTATTTGGCGTTGGTAGTTGTAGCAGTAAGCGCATAGCGTCTGCCCAGTTCGAACACTTCACCATCAAAGTTCTGACGACTGATTTTCTGGCTCTCTTCAAGAGGTTTGTAGGTGTACAGAAAGCCATGGTCGGCTGTTATGAAGATGTTTGCACCACTCAAATCACCTGTGATTATCTTGACGATGGCGGTCACTTCGTCGATTGCTGTGTCACATGCTTCGAAAACCTTTCCTTCAGTAGGCGCCTTATCTCCGGTTGCATCAATCGCATTGTGATAGATATAAATGATTTCCTTGCCAGCAACTAAATCACGCCTTTCTTGTTTTTTCATCTGGAGCAGTTCTTTATAGGTTACGGCTACGCTGTCAGGGTTGGTGGCGTTCAGTATTACGCCGCGTTGTGCCGTGCTGGCGGTAGGCTTTCCGTCTACAAACACATCTATTTTGTCGTTCACCGACACTTCATTGCCGGGTAGTAGTGCCGCCATACCAAACTTCGTTATACTTGGGAAGACCGTTTGCACGGATTCCAGTGTCGCCTTGCCCTTAGTTTTATGGCTGAGGTATTCGGAAAGTTCAGCGGCTACCTCATAGCGCAATGCATCGGAAATTATCACATACACTCGGTTGCCCTTGCTCACATTCGGCGAAACATAACGGCTGTAGAATTCGCGCTGTTCATTTATCTCTGAAACATAACCGAGCGAACCTAAATCGCCGGCTATGGACTTTGTCCAAGCCAAGGTGAGCTGTTTCAAGAACCACTCACTGTACAAACCCTCAACCACATCGGAACATTTCTTTAAAGCATCCTCCAAGAGGGTGTTCGGGTACTTTAATGTATTGCCGAAGCGGTCATGAAAGTGCCTGTAATGACTGTCCATTTCATAAGCATCGGTTGTGTAAAGTTTCCAGATCTTCGAAGACTCGACGATGTGGAAGCCTTCAATGTGCGCCAGATAAAACTCTTGCATCTTGGCGATATAGTAAAGGCTTTCGAGGTAATCCTCGGTCAGCGCATACCAGGCGGCGGTGCGGCGGTTCTCGACCGCAATGATGATGTCCTCGACCTTTATAATATTATCCCCAACCTTCGCAAAGAAGCGCTTCAGTATGCTTTCATTGATTGCGGGAAAAGTATCGCTCTTTGAAAGGACATCTATTTCCGTTTTGTCAAAACGGTTAGCAAGACGTAGTTCGTTTTCTACATAGCGACAAATCTCAATCAAGCCTTCGCTTCCTTCGCCACGCTGCCATTCATGCACAAGCTGATAGCAGTATGCTTTGCATGAATCGGAAATGAATCGTTCCAAGCCACGCAGAGCAGAAATAGGCATCGTCTGCGACAAGGCGGTGATAAGGATATGTGCAGCAAGGTCGGAAAGTGGGCGCCCCTTCGAGTTTACATAACCTGTGTATTTCTGCGCAAGCTGCCAGAAAGCTTCGATGTTTCCAAACTTCTCTATGTTAATCAGCGCATCGTTGCTTTCTTTCTCTAAGCCCGCTGATAAAACGGCAATTATCACGTCCTGGGCTGAACCGCCAGCCAGACCGCACAGGACCGCCATAATGTCAATATGTAGCTGGAGCGGTGTCTGGTATGTACGTCCGATACGGCGTAGCTTCGCCTTGCGGTCTTTGTTATCCAGGAATTTGGCGTACAGTTTCATCGTTTTTCTCATCGCGGAGGATGGCTCAACGAGCAGTTCCTCCATTTGGAGCGACACAAGGTCGGCACGAAACGGCTCCCCACTGTACAGTCTAATGTCCAGCAGCCAGTCATCGTGCTGGTCTCTTTCGTAAGATAGCGGATCGTAGATAAGGTAATCGCCCGTAAGATCGTCCGAAGAGAGTAGCTTCTTAACTGCAAAATTGTTCGTACCGGTGAGTTTGACAATGTTTATACCGGGCAGATTGAGTTCGTCAATCGCATCCGTAAACTCGCCGTCCTCGTCGTGCCAGAAGACGATTCGGCGTTTATGAAATTCCGACAACGGCGCGGCGAATCGTTCCGCGAGCCTTAGTTTTATCGTTTCTGACAGCATAGTGTTCTCCTATATCTTCGCCAGGACGTCTGTGAAAATTTCGTAGTTCTTCTTCACACCATCGTCGAGGTCTATCTCGATGTTTTGAT from Mesotoga sp. UBA6090 includes these protein-coding regions:
- the pglZ gene encoding BREX-1 system phosphatase PglZ type A yields the protein MLSETIKLRLAERFAAPLSEFHKRRIVFWHDEDGEFTDAIDELNLPGINIVKLTGTNNFAVKKLLSSDDLTGDYLIYDPLSYERDQHDDWLLDIRLYSGEPFRADLVSLQMEELLVEPSSAMRKTMKLYAKFLDNKDRKAKLRRIGRTYQTPLQLHIDIMAVLCGLAGGSAQDVIIAVLSAGLEKESNDALINIEKFGNIEAFWQLAQKYTGYVNSKGRPLSDLAAHILITALSQTMPISALRGLERFISDSCKAYCYQLVHEWQRGEGSEGLIEICRYVENELRLANRFDKTEIDVLSKSDTFPAINESILKRFFAKVGDNIIKVEDIIIAVENRRTAAWYALTEDYLESLYYIAKMQEFYLAHIEGFHIVESSKIWKLYTTDAYEMDSHYRHFHDRFGNTLKYPNTLLEDALKKCSDVVEGLYSEWFLKQLTLAWTKSIAGDLGSLGYVSEINEQREFYSRYVSPNVSKGNRVYVIISDALRYEVAAELSEYLSHKTKGKATLESVQTVFPSITKFGMAALLPGNEVSVNDKIDVFVDGKPTASTAQRGVILNATNPDSVAVTYKELLQMKKQERRDLVAGKEIIYIYHNAIDATGDKAPTEGKVFEACDTAIDEVTAIVKIITGDLSGANIFITADHGFLYTYKPLEESQKISRQNFDGEVFELGRRYALTATTTNAKYLLPVKTERAIGGTPMKGYAPQDTVRIKVQGGGENYVHGGISLQEMVVPVIVYKGMRTGYKKYVEVQNPGLLLISESRKVSNLMFSLDFLQKQPVGQKVQPCNYSLHFTDDEGVPVSDFQTVIADRTSNNASERVFRVRFTLKQMQYNRNIIYHLVIANETDAPEEIEFRIDIAFADDFGFNL